The genomic stretch CAATCTTTCCACCTATGCCGGCAAGGTACTGCTGATCGTCAACACTGCCAGCGCCTGCGGCCTGACGCCCCAATATGCCGGCCTCGAAGCGCTCCAGAAAACCTATGGCAACGATCTCGACGTGCTCGGCTTTCCCTGCAACCAGTTCGGCGGCCAGGAGCCCGGCACGGAGAAGGAAATCGCGACATTTTGCGAAACCCGGTTCGACGTCACCTTTCCGCTCTTTTCCAAGATCGAGGTAAACGGCCCCGGCACGCATCCGATCTATGCCTATCTGAAGGCGGAAACGCCGGGTGACGAC from Peteryoungia desertarenae encodes the following:
- a CDS encoding glutathione peroxidase, which gives rise to MSIHQFSALDIDGEDHNLSTYAGKVLLIVNTASACGLTPQYAGLEALQKTYGNDLDVLGFPCNQFGGQEPGTEKEIATFCETRFDVTFPLFSKIEVNGPGTHPIYAYLKAETPGDDRGTDIGWNFAKFLVGRDGKPIARYSPRTAPAEIEEDIKRAIKA